The nucleotide window GATAAACCCATGAGCGGCCACAACCTGATGCAGGCCATTGCCCGGGTAAATCGCGTGTTCCGTGACAAACCGGGTGGGCTGGTAGTGGACTATCTGGGCATTGCCGATTCGCTCAAACGCGCGTTAGCCGTCTATGCAGAAAGCGGCGGCCGTGGCAGTGCGGCCATCGACCAAGACGAGGCCGTGGCGGTGATGAAGGAGAAATACGAAGTCGTCCAGGGCATCCTGCACGGCTTTGACTACCGATCGCTACTCACGGCAGACACCGCCGCCCGCATGCAGGGCGTTGCGGACGCCATGGAGTTTATCTTGGGGCAGGAGGACGGCAAGAAACGCTATTTGCAGGCCGTGGCGGCGCTGTCTAAGGCGTTCGCCCTGGCGGTGCCCCACGAGAAGGCGTTGGCCATCCGCGATGAAGTGGGTCTCTTCCAGGAGATCCGGGCTTCGCTCGTCAAGGCGACCGTAAGTTCTGCAGAACGCACGCCCGAAGAGATTGAGGCGGCGGTGCAGCAACTGGTTTCGAGGGCGGTTTCTGGGCGCGAGGTGGTGGATATCTTCGCGGTCGCAGGGCTCGACAAGCCGGACATTTCCATCCTGTCGGACGAGTTCCTGGCCGAGGTGCGGGCGTTGCCGCAAAAGAACCTGGCGGTGGAGACGCTCAGGAAACTTCTGCAAGACGAAATAAAGGTGCGGCTGCGGAAGAACGTGGTGCAGTCACGGACGTTTGCCGAGATGCTGGAAGAGGCGTTGAACAAGTACCACAACCGCGCCATTGCCGCGGCACAGGTCATTGAAGAGCTGATCGCCATCGCCAAGGAAATGCGGGAGGCTCAGCGCCGGGGTGAAAAACTGGGGCTCTCCGAAGACGAAGCCGCCTTTTACGACGCCTTGGCCTCCAACGAAAGCGCGGTGGAGGTTCTTGGCGATAAAACATTGAAGAAGATCGCCCAAGAATTGGTAGACAGGGTGCGCAAGAGCGTGACCGTGGACTGGAGCAGGCGGGAAAACGCCCGGGCACAATTGCGGGTGTTGGTCAAGCGCATCCTGCGAAAATACGGCTATCCGCCGGACAAGCAGGAACAGGCCACGGAACTTGTACTGGAACAAACCGAGGTGTTGTGTAGCGATTGGGTTGTTTCCTGAGCAAAACAGCGGTTCGGCCCCATGTTAGCCTTGCCATCGCCGCGCATGGCAAGCCGCTTTTCAAACCCCGGCGCACCGAGCTGGCAGGTTGTAGAACTCGGGTCTTGCAACCAAACATTAGAACAACATCACTTCCGCGGTTTTACAAGAGCAAACACTTTCTTTTCTGCTACTTAAGGGGTTGCTCTTTTAGTAGGCGGATGAACTCCGTTCGCGTTAATCCTGCTTGGTTCAGAATGGCCAGTAAAGTACCCTTTGGAAGAGCCTTACGCTTAGGCACGATCACCAAATTCTTACGGCCGTGCTGGTCCACATGATAGAGAGCTACATGGCTCCCTTTGCCGCGATGAGGGGCATCAATGAATCCGGCTTTGCGCAGTACCCGCAGGACTTCCGCTGAAGAAACTGACGGCAGATTAACCATTAAGAGGCGTTTACCTCAAGGACTGAAGTGAACTTCTCTTCGCCGGACAGGATTCCCTTCAAGTCATCAAGCATGCCAAGTGCTTTTGCGTTCTCCAAGTAAAGCTCAGTCGCTTCTTTCAGATTGGCGAGCGCTTCGGATGGAGAATCACCTGCGCTTGCTACTCCCAGTTCAGAGCACTTAGCAACATATCCCTCTGGTTCTTTCCAGATAGTTGCTGTAAGCCGATAAGTCTTCGTCATCCTTCACCCCCACTCTGGAACGCTACTCCCATCCCAACCGATTGTCAAGCGAGGAGGCGGGGTTTGGAGGAGGCGGGGTTTGGTCTTGCATTCCAACATTGAGATGCGTAATTGCTAGAAAGGAGGGGGGCGCACCTAGATTCCTCCGACTAACATGGACACAACGGTAAACTCCTCTCCACTCTCTATTTAGCTAGAGCTTGTATCAACCGATTGAGTGCTGCTTTGTGCTTTTCTGGGTTCATCTTGCGAATGTTGATGAGCTTCCAGCGGATAGAGGGGAGCTGGTCAAGGTGGTCGATTTCCACCAGCTCCCATTTCGGTTCACCCCGTTTAACGGATATGAGAAATTCCTTTTCTGAATCGTCGAGGGCATGAACGATGATATCGGCCAAATTATGCTGCACTTCCAAGAGATCATCGAGTGATACATCGTTTCGAGTCATCCCTACAAATTGATCCGCGTAGAGCTGGTTGATGTCTCGAAGCTTGGGGGCCAGAAGCTCATTCATCGGTCGGTTGTGACCGGCTAGATAGACGACGAATGCACGGCGAATCTGGGGAGTGATCCCGGTGTTGTCGAGTAACAGCTTAACATCGAATAAGTCACGGGGATGCTGCCGATCCAAGGCCGCGCAGAGTTTCCCTCCATACAGATCGGCCACGGATAACGTCCGGACGCTTGCAAAGGCACCGAAGTGCTCTTGCGCGGTCGGACACAGATCCCGCTCCTCCGGTGTATAGACAGAGCCACGGATGATCAGGTTGGGTTCGATCTTGACCGTTGCTTCCGGAGTGGAGACAAGGAGTTTTACGATGTGCTCCCCGCTGCGGGACTCTTGAACTATCGATTCAGGGATACGTTGCTCGATGCCTCTCTTGAGAGACCGGAGAGCCTCCCGAATCTCTCGCAATGCGTCATCTCTCGTCTTCAGAGGAAGGTAGGTCAGATCAATATCAACCGACACACGCGGCAGATCTCGCACAAACAGGTTGATGGCGGTGCCGCCCTTCAAAGCGAAACAAGGATACCGGCTGATCTCGGGAAGGCAGCGGATCAATAATCTGACCTGGGCATCGTAACGGCGGTCAAACACCGGGAAGCTCCTCTCGCGCGGGTACGGTTATTTGGTACTTCAGGTTGAGCCGTCCCCCCTTGTAGAGTTGACGCCTGCCCTTACCGAGATCGACCTGTGCAAGATCCAAGCGATGGAACCAGGCGTGTCCGATAGTCTCTGCACTCCAGAGGAACAACCGCTTGACCTTTACCGATCGGCAGTTCACCAGTAGGTCCTGGACTACGTTTGGCCGGAGGGTGGTCAGCCCTTCCATCAACTGGTACGCCTGCTCGATATCGTCATTCACCTTGACGAGGCTCATTTGCTCCATGATTGCACGTTCCGGGCTCGATGCGACAATCTCAAACCCGCCGCAATCCAGCTTGATGGACGCTGCGTTTGGAATACGTTTGAACAAAGACAGACAATGATGTTCCAGCTTGACTTTCCATGGATGATTGCGGAACCATGCCGGTAGTCGCTCCGGACGGTCGCTTATCAGGATGACTTTCTCCTGTTGTCCAAGTGGAACAAAGTGAGAAAGGCCCTGTAGCTCCAGAGCTGTGCGTGCTCCAACATGCACGCTCAGGCCGAGCTGAGTTTGCAAAGCATAGAGCCCTCCCCGCCAATCGACTTGATCGCCTGGCTGGATGAACGCCCTTGCGCCGAAGCGCTCCAGCCATCCGGATCCTACATGCCAATTTGCCAGTTTACTGGAAACCTCAAGCTGGTCAAGCCGCGTCTGGGTCATAACCGTACCACGGGGCCATTCTCGAAATACCCGGTTTATCTTCGAGATCTTTTTACCAGTCATACTAGCCGTTCCTACTTGGTTGTGAACCAGTGATCGATCTGGTTCGTTTTTATGATTAATTATCCAGTATCCCTGGCTATTTGTCAAAAGGAATAAACCATTCCGGCACGCAACATAAGGGTCCAACTTTACGCGGGGGCTTCCCTGTAATGTAAGACGCCCTCGGCAAGAGTTCCATGATGCCCTGGCTCAGTCTTCGTTCAGTAGCGAGGCCTTTTCGATGACCATGGCGAGCGCAAGTCCGATCGATCGTTTCTTCGCCGATCCTTATCCTGGTACAATTGCAAGGTGATGACAGAAATATTGAGAATTTCCGGCAAGAACCTCGGTGAGTTTGCCCTCCC belongs to Candidatus Bipolaricaulota bacterium and includes:
- a CDS encoding DUF3387 domain-containing protein; its protein translation is TGSASDPPDWQPHVRNKERRDFLARRFKDPNDELELVIVRDMWLTGFDVPCLHTMYIDKPMSGHNLMQAIARVNRVFRDKPGGLVVDYLGIADSLKRALAVYAESGGRGSAAIDQDEAVAVMKEKYEVVQGILHGFDYRSLLTADTAARMQGVADAMEFILGQEDGKKRYLQAVAALSKAFALAVPHEKALAIRDEVGLFQEIRASLVKATVSSAERTPEEIEAAVQQLVSRAVSGREVVDIFAVAGLDKPDISILSDEFLAEVRALPQKNLAVETLRKLLQDEIKVRLRKNVVQSRTFAEMLEEALNKYHNRAIAAAQVIEELIAIAKEMREAQRRGEKLGLSEDEAAFYDALASNESAVEVLGDKTLKKIAQELVDRVRKSVTVDWSRRENARAQLRVLVKRILRKYGYPPDKQEQATELVLEQTEVLCSDWVVS
- a CDS encoding type II toxin-antitoxin system HicA family toxin; protein product: MVNLPSVSSAEVLRVLRKAGFIDAPHRGKGSHVALYHVDQHGRKNLVIVPKRKALPKGTLLAILNQAGLTRTEFIRLLKEQPLK
- a CDS encoding type II toxin-antitoxin system HicB family antitoxin; this translates as MTKTYRLTATIWKEPEGYVAKCSELGVASAGDSPSEALANLKEATELYLENAKALGMLDDLKGILSGEEKFTSVLEVNAS
- a CDS encoding nucleotidyl transferase AbiEii/AbiGii toxin family protein, with protein sequence MFDRRYDAQVRLLIRCLPEISRYPCFALKGGTAINLFVRDLPRVSVDIDLTYLPLKTRDDALREIREALRSLKRGIEQRIPESIVQESRSGEHIVKLLVSTPEATVKIEPNLIIRGSVYTPEERDLCPTAQEHFGAFASVRTLSVADLYGGKLCAALDRQHPRDLFDVKLLLDNTGITPQIRRAFVVYLAGHNRPMNELLAPKLRDINQLYADQFVGMTRNDVSLDDLLEVQHNLADIIVHALDDSEKEFLISVKRGEPKWELVEIDHLDQLPSIRWKLINIRKMNPEKHKAALNRLIQALAK
- a CDS encoding type IV toxin-antitoxin system AbiEi family antitoxin, producing the protein MTGKKISKINRVFREWPRGTVMTQTRLDQLEVSSKLANWHVGSGWLERFGARAFIQPGDQVDWRGGLYALQTQLGLSVHVGARTALELQGLSHFVPLGQQEKVILISDRPERLPAWFRNHPWKVKLEHHCLSLFKRIPNAASIKLDCGGFEIVASSPERAIMEQMSLVKVNDDIEQAYQLMEGLTTLRPNVVQDLLVNCRSVKVKRLFLWSAETIGHAWFHRLDLAQVDLGKGRRQLYKGGRLNLKYQITVPAREELPGV